A region of the Mycobacterium sp. NBC_00419 genome:
CGGGACCGTGGCGCGAGCCGGGTGGTTCTGGCGCCGTGGTTCATCGCGCCGGGCCGCATCACCGACCGGGTAGCCGAGATCGCCAGTGCCGCAGGGATTGTGATGGCAGCGCCGCTGGGCGCGCACCCGTTGCTCGCACAGGCGGTGCTGGACCGGTACGACGTGGCCGTGGCCCAGCGGGCCGCGGCCTAGCCTGCAGCGACCTGCACTTCACCGGCTATCGGCGGCACCCGGGTGGCCCGCACGTAGACGGTGTCACCTTCCTTCAGACCGAGTGCCTCGGCATCGCCGCGGGTGATCTGGGCGATGAACGGCGCGCCGTTTGTGGCACTGGTCAGTTCCACCCGAACCTCGAAGCCGAGGTAGGCCACGCGGTCGATGGTGGCGCGTACGACACCGGTGGATTCCGCGGTGCCATCGCCGGCCGCGATGGCCAAGTCCGGGCTACGGCCCACCCGAATATCGTGCGGGCGCACCAGGATTCCGTTCAGCGCCGACACGGTGCCCAGGAAGGACATGACGAACGCGTTGGCGGGACTGTCGTATACGTCGGTCGGTGAGCCCACCTGCTCGATGCGGCCCTTGTTGAGCACCGCGATCCGGTCGGCCACGTCGAGCGCCTCGGCCTGATCGTGAGTCACCAGCACCGTCGTTACGTGCACTTCGTCGTGCAGGCGGCGCAGCCAGGTCCGCAGATCCTCGCGGACCTTGGCGTCCAGCGCACCGAAGGGCTCGTCGAGCAGGAGCACCTCGGGGTCGACCGCAAGTGCCCGGGCCAGCGCCATCCGCTGCCGCTGGCCGCCGGAAAGCTGGTTTGGGTAACGGGTTTGGAAGCCCGCCAGCCCGACGACCTCGAGAAGGTTGTCCACCTTCTCCTTGATCTCGGCCTTCGGCTTCTTGCGGATCTTGAGTCCGAACGCGACGTTGTCCCGCACGGTCAGGTGCTTGAAGGCGGCGTAGTGCTGGAATACAAAGCCGATCCCCCGCCGCTGTGGCGGCACGTTGGTGACGTCTTTGCCGTTGATGGTGATGGTGCCGGTGTCCGGCTGGTCGAGGCCGGCGATGGCACGCAGCAGTGTGGACTTGCCCGAACCGCTGGGACCCAGCAGGGCCGTCAGCGACCCTGAGGGCACCACGAAGTCGACGTTGTCCAGAGCGACGAAGTCCCCGTAGCGCTTGTTGGCGCCGGCGACGGTGATCGCATTGGTCATGACAGTTCCAATCTTGTCTGGCTCACTCGGCGGTGGCTCCGGTGCGCCGCGCATCGAGCACGACCTGAACCACGAGGACGATGACCGCCACCGCCATCAGCAGTGTCGATACGGCATAGGCGCCGTACTCGGCGCCGCGGGTGTAGCGGTCGGACACCAACAGGGTCAGCGTCTGGGACTTACCGGGCAGGTTGGACGACACCATGATGACGGCGCCGTACTCGCCGAGGGTCCGGGCCACGGTGAGCACGATGCCGTAGGTCAGGCCCCACCGAATCGACGGCAGGGTGATCCGCCAGAACGTCTGCCACCAACTCGATCCCAGTGTCGCGGCGGCCTCTTCCTGGTCGGTCCCGAGTTCATGGAGCACCGGCTCGACTTCCCGGATCACGAACGGCACGGTGACGAAGATGCTCGCGAGCACGATGCCGGGGAAGCCAAAGATGATCTTGAAGCCGAGGCTGTTCTCCACGAAGCCGAACACCCCGGCGGTGCCCCACAGCAGGATCAGGGCCACACCGACGACGACCGGCGACACCGCGAACGGCAAGTCGATGATCGCCTGCAGAGCGGACTTGCCGCGGAATTTGTTGCGCGCCAGCACCAGTGCGGTCGGGACGCCGAAGATGACGTTGAGCGGTACGACGATCGCCACCACCAGCAGCGACACCTGCAACGCCGACAAGGCGGCCGGGGTGGTGATCGATCCGAAGAACGCACCGAAGCCGGGGGCGAAGGTGCGCCACAGGATCAGCCCGACCGGCACGAGCACGAGGATCAGGATGTAGGCGAGCGCCGTGTAGCGGGCCAGGTAGCGCACCAACGGTGAGGGAGTCATGACGCCAAGGCCTCCCGTTTGGCGGCCCGTGACCCGATCGTACGAAGGATGAAGAGCACGACAAACGAGATCAGCAGCAGCACAATCGAAATCGCTGCCGCACCGGTCCGGTCGTCATTCTCGATCAGGGTGCGAATCCACTGTGAGGACACCTCGGTCTCACCCGGCACGGCGCCACCGATGAGCACCACCGAACCGAACTCGCCGATGGCGCGGGAGAACGCCAGTCCGGCACCGGACAGCAACGACGGCAGCAGCGCGGGCAGGATCACCCTGGTGAAGATCACGGAGTTGGTGGCGCCCAATGACGCCGCTGCCTCTTCGACTTCCCGGTCGAGTTCGAGCAGGACCGGCTGAACCGAGCGCACCACGAATGGCAGCGTGACGAACAGCAGGGCGATCCCGACACCCCACTTGGTGTGCTGCAGCTGCAGATCGACGGGACTGTTAGGGCCGTAGAGCGCCAGCATCACCAGGCTCGCGACGATGGTGGGCAGCGCGAACGGTAGGTCGATCACCGCGTCGACCAGGCGCTTGCCGGGGAAGTCGTCGCGGGTCAACACCCAGGCCACCAGCAAGCCGAACACCGCGTTGATCAGCGTCACACCGATCGAGATGGTCAGCGTCACCCGGAACGATTCCACCGCGGCGTTGGAGGTGACCGCGGCCCAGAAGGCGGCCCAGCCACCCTTGGCGGACTGCCAGACGATCGCCGCCAGCGGCAGCAGGACGATGACGCTCAGCCAGATCGACGCGGCACCGACCCGCAGCCGGGTTGTGCCGTGCCGGCGGGACAACAAGCCGGGCGGCCCGCCCGAGCCACCACCGGTGAGCTCGGGTCGGACCACCTGGGGATTCGGCTCGACAGCTGCTGTCATCCAGTGGCCTGCTTGTAGATCTTGGTGATCGAGCCATTCTCCTTGTCGAACAGCGCCGGATCCACCGTCTTCCAGCCGCCCAGGTCGGAGATCGTCCAGAGCTTCTCCGACGGCGCCGGGAAGTCAGCGGCGAAGGCCGCGGCGACCGCCGGGTCGACCGGGCGGAAGCCGGCCTCGGCCCAGATCTTCTGCCCCTCAGGGGTGTACAGGAAGTTCTTCAGCGCGGTCGCCTTGTCCTGATGGGCGCTGGTGGTCACGACAGCCACCGGGTTCTCGATCTTGAAGGTCTGCGGCGGGATGATGTGCTCGACATCCTTGCCCTGACGTTCGACGTTGATGGCCTCGTCCTCGTAGCTCAACAGCACGTCACCGGTGCCCTGCAGGAACACGTCGGTGGCCTCTCGGCCCGAGCCCGGGCGGGTCTTGACGTGCTCGCTGACCAGCTTGCTGACGAAGTCCAGACCGGCCTGCGGGTCCTGGCCGCCGTTGCTCTTGGCCGCGTAGGGCGCGAGCAGGTTCCACTTGGCCGAACCCGAACTCAACGGGCTGGGGGTGACGACCTCGACACCGGGTGCCAGCAGGTCGTCCCAGTTCTTGATGTTCTTCGGGTTGCCCTTGCGGACGACGATGGCCACCACCGACCCGAACGGGATGCCCTTGGTCGCGTCCGCGTTCCAGTCGGCGGCGACCTTGTTCGCTTTCACCAGACGGGTGACGTCAGGCTCGACGGAGAAATTGACGATGTCGGCGGGCTTGCCGTCCACCACCGCGCGTGACTGGTCACCGGACGCGCCGTAGGAGGTGGTGACGCCGACACCCTTGCCCTCAGGGGTGGCCGCGAAGGCCGGGATGATCTTGCTCCAACCGGGTTCGGGCACTGCGTAGGCGACCAGCGTCAGCGTGGTGTCGGCCTTGGTCCCGCCGTCCCCGCCTGCGACGTCACTGGAGCCGCCGCCGCACGCTGCGAGCACGGTCGCGGTGACGGCAAGCGCCGCCGCTGCGCGCCAGCGGCTGGGGATCGAGGTGACTCTCTTCATTGGGGGCCTTTCTCATTGCGGGATCGGAAGGGATCGAACCCGTGCAACGGAATGGCAGGGAATGTCTTTGTGTCATCAGCGAATTGCCGTGACCAAGACCGACACCAGACCGCAGACGGGCAGGGGTGTCAGCGACAACAAGCAACATCAGCAACGGCGCGAGCACCGACGGCAATGAGCGCCAAGATATGGCCCTCGCCGTAACCGGTCGCCGATTGCATGGCGCGAAGCTTAACAGAGTTCTGTTACAGGGCGACTCGGGCGTCAGCGGTTCAAGAACCACACCAGGACGACGAGAATCAGCAGCGCCACTAGGGCCAGAGTCACCCGTGATCGGGGCATCCCGCTCATCGGTGCTGCCCGTCGCCGCGACGGATCCAGTGCAGCGCTTTGATGCCGTTGCCCAGCGCAAAGTCCACTGTGACCGCGATCCCGTAGGCCAGCGCCAGAACCACCGGCATCACGATGATCACCTGCGGGACGAACCCGAGCCCGGAGAGCCACAACTCCACGCCGTCCCACCAACTCAGGATCCCGGTCACGATCACCACCTTATGCCGACGCCGCAAACCCAGTTGCGATCTCCGTGAGCAGCAAAGTTACGGTTCGGCCTACAAGTAGACGCCGGGCGTCTGCGCGGTCGATGATGTCTGGATGGTTCTGCAAGCCCAGCCTGCGGGCGAGGACACGGCCGCGCCGGCCTATCAGACGCCCACGCCGCTGTCCGCCACAGCCCCGGTGCCCTACACGCCGGGAGGGCCGCTGCGTAACCCGTTCCCGCCGATCGCCGACTATGCCTTCCTGTCGGACTGCGAGAACACCTGCCTGATCTCCTCAGCGGGCGCCGTCGAGTGGCTGTGCGTTCCGCGGCCGGACTCCCCCAGCGTCTTCGGCGCCATCCTCGACCGCGGGGCCGGGCATTTTCGGCTCGGGCCCTACGGTGTGTCGGTTCCGGCCGCGCGCCGCTACCTGCCCGGCAGCCTGATCCTGGAAACCACGTGGCAGACCCACACCGGTTGGGTAATCGTGCGCGACGCGCTGGTCATGGGTCCCTGGCATGACATCGACACCCGGTCACGCACGCATCGCCGGACACCGATGGACTGGGACGCCGAGCACATCCTGCTGCGCACCGTGAAGTGCGTCAGCGGGACCGTCGAACTGGTGATGAACTGCGAGCCGTCCTTCGACTACGCCCGGGTCAACGCCACCTGGGAGTACTCGGCCAACGCCTACGGCGAGGCCATCGCCCGGGCCCGCAAGGACCCCGACGCGCACCCGACCCTGCGGTTGACCACCAACCTGCGCATCGGGCTGGAAGGCCGGGAGGCCAGGGCCCGGACGCGGCTCAAAGAAGGCGACAACATCTTCGTCGCGCTGTCCTGGTCCAAGCATCCGTCGCCGCAGACCTACGAAGAGGCCGCCGACAAGATGTGGCAGACCAGCGAGGCCTGGCGGCAGTGGATCAATATCGGCGACTTCCCGGACCACCCGTGGCGCTCATATCTGCAACGCAGTGCGCTCACGCTCAAGGGACTGACCTACTCGCCCACCGGCGCCCTGCTGGCGGCCAGCACCACCTCGTTGCCCGAGACGCCGCAGGGGGAACGCAACTGGGACTACCGGTACGCGTGGGTGCGTGACTCGACGTTCGCGCTGTGGGGGCTCTACACCCTGGGCCTGGACCGCGAGGCCGACGATTTCTTCTCCTTCATCGCCGACGTGTCGGGCGCCAACAACGGCGAACGCCACCCCCTGCAGGTGATGTATGCCGTGGGCGGCGAGCGTGAACTCGTCGAAGAGGAACTCAATCACCTGTCGGGATACGACAACGCCCGGCCCGTGCGCATCGGCAACGGCGCCTACAACCAGCGTCAGCACGATATCTGGGGCACCATGCTCGACTCGGTGTACCTGCACGCCAAGTCGCGCGAGCAGATCTCCGATCAGCTGTGGCCGGTGCTCAAGGAGCAGGTCGAAGAGGCCATCAAGCACTGGAAGGAACCCGATCGGGGCATCTGGGAGGTGCGCGGGGAACCTCAGCACTTCACCTCGTCGAAGGTGATGTGCTGGGTGGCCCTGGACCGCGGGTCCAAGCTGGCCGAACTCGTCGGCGAGAAGAGCTACGCCCAGCAGTGGCGGGCGATCGCCGAGGAGATCAAGGCCGACATCCTGGCCAACGGGGTGGACAAGCGCGGGGTGCTCACCCAGCGCTACGGCGACGATGCCCTCGATGCCTCACTGCTGCTGATCCCGCTGGTGCGGTTCCTGCCGTCCGACGATCCGAGGGTTCGGGCGACAGTGCTGGCGATCGCCGACGAGCTCACCGAAGACGGGCTGGTGCTGCGCTACCGCGTCGAGGAGACCGACGACGGGCTGTCCGGCGAGGAGGGCAGCTTCACCATCTGTTCGTTCTGGCTGGTGTCGGCGCTGGTGGAGATCGGCGAGGTGAGCAGGGCGCGCCATCTGTGCGAGCGGCTGCTGTCCTTCGCCAGCCCCCTGCATCTGTATGCCGAGGAGATCGAGCCGCGAACGGGGCGGCACCTGGGTAACTTCCCGCAGGCGTTCACTCACCTGGCGTTGATCAACGCCGTGGTGCACGTGATTCGCGCCGAGGAGGAAGCCGACAGCACCGGGGTGTTCCAGCCGGCCAACGCGCCGATGTAGTCAGCCCAGGCGGTCGGCCAGCAGCCGCGCCTCGGCGCGGTCCAGCAGGGTCTTGACGGTCGCCACGTCGTGCACGTCGCCACCGAGGGCGACCGCCAGCTGGCGAGCCCACCGGGTACGCAGCCGGGTCAGGTTGTCGGCGGCCAGCGGGGTCGGGAAGAGGTTGACGCCGCGGGCGTCGTGCGCGTCGGCGCGGCGTTCGACGAAACCGCGGCGCTCGAGCCCTTTCAGGGCGGTGCTGAGGTTGCTGCGCTGCAGGCCGGTGAACCTGGCGACATCGCTGGGCGCGGCCCCCGGGTGGTCGTCGATGTAGCGCATGACGTGCGCCTCCGATGGGGTCAGCACCGTGTCGGGTTCCATCCCCATCCGGAGTTCACGGGCGACGACGAGGATCACCTCGGCGAGGTCGGCTAGCTCACTCTCCATGGACAAATCGTACCGGAATTGATTATGATCACATAGTTATTACTTCATAACTACTTGCTTCAAGGATGGATATGCCGACCGCCGTGACCGAGCCGACCCACACCGCCGAGCGCGACGGATCGATACCGCCATGGCTACTTCTGGTGTTGGCGTTGCTGTCGGCCGTCGCCCCGGTGGCGACCGACCTGTACCTGCCCGCGTTCCCGGAAATGACGGTCGAACTGCATGCCAGTGCCACCGCCGTCCAGTTGACGTTGACCGCATTCCTGCTCGGCCTGACCTTCGGACAACTCGCCTTCGGACCGCTCTCGGACCGGATCGGACGCCGCGGTCCGCTGGTCGCCGGCACCCTGTTGTGCGTGGTCGCCAGCGTAGTGGCGGCGATGGCCCCGACCGTCGGCATTCTGGTCGCGGCACGATTCGCGCAGGGGTTCACCGGCGCGGCCGGAATGGTCATCGGCCGGGCCGTCATCTCCGACCTCGCGACCGGCAAGGCGGCGGCACGGGCTTTCAGCCTGATGATGATCGTCGGCGGCGTGGCTCCGGTCGTCGCCCCCTTCGCCGGTGGACTGCTGGTGGGCCCGGTCGGATGGCGCGGAATCCTGTGGGTCGTCGGCGGTATCGCTGTGGCGATGTTCGTCGCGACGGTCGCGCTGGTGCGCGAATCGCACCCCAAGGAACGTCGAGCCGCCCTGAAAGCGACTGCTGTCGAGGGTGTTTCACCGTGGCACCAACTGCGCTCACGCACCTACATCGGCAATACGCTGGCGTTCGGCTTCGGCTTCGCGGTGATGATGGCCTACATCTCGGCCTCGCCGTTCGTCTACCAGGTGATGCTCGGTCTCAGCCCGACGCAGTACGGCATCGCCTTCGCCATCAATGCGCTGGGACTCACCGCGGTGAGCGCACTGTCGGCGCGCCTGACTGCGAGCATCTCCAGCCGAAAGCTGCTCGGCGTGGGCCTCGGCCTGACGCTGGCGGCGACGCTGACCCTGCTGGGCCTGGTGCTCGCAGGCGCGCCCGTGTGGACGATCGCCATCCCGATCTTCGTGGCGGTGTCCTGTCAGGGTCTGATCCTGGGCAACGCCACCGCGCTGGCACTGGCCGCGGTGCCGCAGGCAGCCGGCTCCGGCTCAGCGGGGCTGGGCGCCTTGCAGTTCGGACTCGGAGCGGCCGTCTCTCCGCTCGTCGGTCTCGGCGGCGAGCACACCGCTCTTCCGCTCGCCGTGGTCATGGTGACGCTGTCGGTCCTGGCGTTGGTCGCCTACCTCAGCGGCCGCAAGCTCAGCTGACCAGCGGCCGGCCCAATGGCAGCGCGCGCCCTCCGGTCTCCTCCCACAGGGTTGCCACGTAGAAGTAGACGACGAAGGCCACGAAGGCGAACACGAACCAGCCGCCCGCCCTGGTCGCCACCGCACTGCCGGTCACCGTTCCGATCAGCAGCAGGATCAGCGCGACGTCGACGATCGCGAGCAACAGCGGGTAGGTCCACGGCAGCCGCAGTGTCAGCACGGTGAGCAGACCGATGGTCAGCAACCAGCTGGCCAGCCACAAGGCCGTGGTGTCCTGGACAGCGTCGGCCGGGATGCCGAACCAATCGTGGGTGAATCCCAGGGACAGGACCGAATAGCTTCCGTAGAAGCCGAAGAACACACCGTAGACGGTGGCATTGACGTTCTGCCCCAGTGCCGCCGACCAGATCGTGGTGATCAACAGGCCCACCGTGGTTGCCGACAGCAGGATCGGCACCGCGGCCGAGCCTGCCGTGATGATCCCGGTGTTGGTGAATCCCAGGCCCAGCGCGCCGGCGATGATGAGCGGCAGCCCCAACACGCCGGGATTGCCCTGGGGTTGGCGTGTGATGGTGTCCCCGAGTGCAATTCGCTCGATCTCGGATGCAATGACGGTATCGGTCATGACGACTCTCCTGGTGTCGACCCGGTCAGCCGGCCAGCGCCGGTTCGTGGGCGGCCGAATACTGTTGCCAGGCAACCAGCACCGCCTCCAGCTGCTGCGCCGAGTGCCGCCCGAGACCGCATTCGGTCGACAAGCCGAACTCGGGAAGAAACTCCGCCGCCAGCGCCGCGCGGGCGGCGGCGCCCTGCGCACCATCCTCGGCATGCAGCAGGCCGAGGTAGAACTCGGTGCCCGGTTCCAGTGCGAGGTCGGCCAACGGCTGCCAGTGCGCGCGCTTGGTCCACGCGGCCACGGTCGCGGCCTGGATCGCATCAATGCGGCGCGAAACGTGGCGCGACAGACCGTTAGACACCGCGACGATCGTCGAGGCGTCCCGCGGCAGAATGTGCCGTCCGCCGCGGGCGGCGGCCTCGTCGTTCGGCGGCTCCCCCATGAACGGCGAGGCACCGAACTTCGAGTCGCCGTAGCACAGATGAAAGGTCAGTTCGGCGTCGTCGTGCACCCAGTCCGCCACCCTCGCCGTGGCGGCGAAGATCGGCTCGAATCCGTCGTACGGGTTGTCGAACCAGCCCTCGATCGTCGCCAGTTCCGTCGGCAGATCCCACTGGATCGCCAGGTCCGACGGTGGGATCGCGTCCTGAACGGCATCGACACTGTGCCGCAGCGCCTGTTCATACGCGGCGGCCACCTCGACCCGGTCGTCGAACTCGACAAACGAGTTCACCGCGTTGAAGGGGGTCGGGATCGACACCAGGAACCGCGAACCCTCCTGCAGCACGCCGCTTTCGCGGGCCTGCCGGAACTTCGCATACGACTCCGCGGCGATGCTGTGGTAGTCGACGGGGCCGAAGCTCACCGCGACGCCGGGCCGAACCTTCGCCCGGTCGCCGACCACGTCCAGGGTGGGGTTGTTCAGGAAATGATCCGCCTGGGTGAACACCCAGTTGGCCCGGTCACCGGGCTCCCCGTCGGGAACCCTGCTCACGCCGGGCTGCAGGCGGGAGCCCACGAGACGAAAGGCATCCTCGACGGTCGGGACGTTGATACTGCCGGTGACATAGAACTTGGTCATGAAAACTCCTGTCGGGAAAAGGTTTACAAGAGAAC
Encoded here:
- a CDS encoding sulfate/molybdate ABC transporter ATP-binding protein, encoding MTNAITVAGANKRYGDFVALDNVDFVVPSGSLTALLGPSGSGKSTLLRAIAGLDQPDTGTITINGKDVTNVPPQRRGIGFVFQHYAAFKHLTVRDNVAFGLKIRKKPKAEIKEKVDNLLEVVGLAGFQTRYPNQLSGGQRQRMALARALAVDPEVLLLDEPFGALDAKVREDLRTWLRRLHDEVHVTTVLVTHDQAEALDVADRIAVLNKGRIEQVGSPTDVYDSPANAFVMSFLGTVSALNGILVRPHDIRVGRSPDLAIAAGDGTAESTGVVRATIDRVAYLGFEVRVELTSATNGAPFIAQITRGDAEALGLKEGDTVYVRATRVPPIAGEVQVAAG
- a CDS encoding multidrug effflux MFS transporter, translating into MPTAVTEPTHTAERDGSIPPWLLLVLALLSAVAPVATDLYLPAFPEMTVELHASATAVQLTLTAFLLGLTFGQLAFGPLSDRIGRRGPLVAGTLLCVVASVVAAMAPTVGILVAARFAQGFTGAAGMVIGRAVISDLATGKAAARAFSLMMIVGGVAPVVAPFAGGLLVGPVGWRGILWVVGGIAVAMFVATVALVRESHPKERRAALKATAVEGVSPWHQLRSRTYIGNTLAFGFGFAVMMAYISASPFVYQVMLGLSPTQYGIAFAINALGLTAVSALSARLTASISSRKLLGVGLGLTLAATLTLLGLVLAGAPVWTIAIPIFVAVSCQGLILGNATALALAAVPQAAGSGSAGLGALQFGLGAAVSPLVGLGGEHTALPLAVVMVTLSVLALVAYLSGRKLS
- a CDS encoding sulfate ABC transporter substrate-binding protein; the encoded protein is MKRVTSIPSRWRAAAALAVTATVLAACGGGSSDVAGGDGGTKADTTLTLVAYAVPEPGWSKIIPAFAATPEGKGVGVTTSYGASGDQSRAVVDGKPADIVNFSVEPDVTRLVKANKVAADWNADATKGIPFGSVVAIVVRKGNPKNIKNWDDLLAPGVEVVTPSPLSSGSAKWNLLAPYAAKSNGGQDPQAGLDFVSKLVSEHVKTRPGSGREATDVFLQGTGDVLLSYEDEAINVERQGKDVEHIIPPQTFKIENPVAVVTTSAHQDKATALKNFLYTPEGQKIWAEAGFRPVDPAVAAAFAADFPAPSEKLWTISDLGGWKTVDPALFDKENGSITKIYKQATG
- the cysT gene encoding sulfate ABC transporter permease subunit CysT produces the protein MTAAVEPNPQVVRPELTGGGSGGPPGLLSRRHGTTRLRVGAASIWLSVIVLLPLAAIVWQSAKGGWAAFWAAVTSNAAVESFRVTLTISIGVTLINAVFGLLVAWVLTRDDFPGKRLVDAVIDLPFALPTIVASLVMLALYGPNSPVDLQLQHTKWGVGIALLFVTLPFVVRSVQPVLLELDREVEEAAASLGATNSVIFTRVILPALLPSLLSGAGLAFSRAIGEFGSVVLIGGAVPGETEVSSQWIRTLIENDDRTGAAAISIVLLLISFVVLFILRTIGSRAAKREALAS
- a CDS encoding GPR1/FUN34/YaaH family transporter, with product MTDTVIASEIERIALGDTITRQPQGNPGVLGLPLIIAGALGLGFTNTGIITAGSAAVPILLSATTVGLLITTIWSAALGQNVNATVYGVFFGFYGSYSVLSLGFTHDWFGIPADAVQDTTALWLASWLLTIGLLTVLTLRLPWTYPLLLAIVDVALILLLIGTVTGSAVATRAGGWFVFAFVAFVVYFYVATLWEETGGRALPLGRPLVS
- a CDS encoding glycoside hydrolase family 15 protein; translated protein: MVLQAQPAGEDTAAPAYQTPTPLSATAPVPYTPGGPLRNPFPPIADYAFLSDCENTCLISSAGAVEWLCVPRPDSPSVFGAILDRGAGHFRLGPYGVSVPAARRYLPGSLILETTWQTHTGWVIVRDALVMGPWHDIDTRSRTHRRTPMDWDAEHILLRTVKCVSGTVELVMNCEPSFDYARVNATWEYSANAYGEAIARARKDPDAHPTLRLTTNLRIGLEGREARARTRLKEGDNIFVALSWSKHPSPQTYEEAADKMWQTSEAWRQWINIGDFPDHPWRSYLQRSALTLKGLTYSPTGALLAASTTSLPETPQGERNWDYRYAWVRDSTFALWGLYTLGLDREADDFFSFIADVSGANNGERHPLQVMYAVGGERELVEEELNHLSGYDNARPVRIGNGAYNQRQHDIWGTMLDSVYLHAKSREQISDQLWPVLKEQVEEAIKHWKEPDRGIWEVRGEPQHFTSSKVMCWVALDRGSKLAELVGEKSYAQQWRAIAEEIKADILANGVDKRGVLTQRYGDDALDASLLLIPLVRFLPSDDPRVRATVLAIADELTEDGLVLRYRVEETDDGLSGEEGSFTICSFWLVSALVEIGEVSRARHLCERLLSFASPLHLYAEEIEPRTGRHLGNFPQAFTHLALINAVVHVIRAEEEADSTGVFQPANAPM
- the cysW gene encoding sulfate ABC transporter permease subunit CysW translates to MTPSPLVRYLARYTALAYILILVLVPVGLILWRTFAPGFGAFFGSITTPAALSALQVSLLVVAIVVPLNVIFGVPTALVLARNKFRGKSALQAIIDLPFAVSPVVVGVALILLWGTAGVFGFVENSLGFKIIFGFPGIVLASIFVTVPFVIREVEPVLHELGTDQEEAAATLGSSWWQTFWRITLPSIRWGLTYGIVLTVARTLGEYGAVIMVSSNLPGKSQTLTLLVSDRYTRGAEYGAYAVSTLLMAVAVIVLVVQVVLDARRTGATAE
- a CDS encoding MarR family winged helix-turn-helix transcriptional regulator produces the protein MESELADLAEVILVVARELRMGMEPDTVLTPSEAHVMRYIDDHPGAAPSDVARFTGLQRSNLSTALKGLERRGFVERRADAHDARGVNLFPTPLAADNLTRLRTRWARQLAVALGGDVHDVATVKTLLDRAEARLLADRLG
- a CDS encoding Ms4533A family Cys-rich leader peptide, which produces MQSATGYGEGHILALIAVGARAVADVACCR